A genomic window from Tolypothrix sp. PCC 7910 includes:
- a CDS encoding DUF4351 domain-containing protein, with product MSYDNACKYLAEQYPADFVRWLLGVDVPQIDVLKTELTLEPIRADSVTFLQAANQILHIEFQTLTISNPPLNFRMLDYSVRLKRQYRCPVKQVVIFLQETTSEVAFIEQYRDDTTIHQYQVVRLWEQDSVTFLANPALLPLATLTRTDSPQGLLAQVAEQVATIPNREQRQNIAGCIEILAGLRFEKDLVQQFLREDIMKESVIYQDIVQKEALKLISRQLKRRFGDIDASLFEQVRNLSAEQLEDLGEELLDFSVVTDLVAWLEQQN from the coding sequence TTGAGTTACGACAACGCTTGTAAATATCTAGCTGAACAGTACCCTGCAGATTTTGTGCGCTGGCTGCTAGGAGTAGATGTACCACAAATTGATGTATTAAAAACTGAACTGACACTTGAGCCAATTCGTGCAGATTCAGTGACATTTCTGCAAGCTGCTAACCAAATTCTGCATATTGAATTTCAAACATTAACAATATCTAATCCGCCGCTTAACTTCCGAATGCTCGATTATTCGGTGAGGTTAAAGCGTCAATACCGATGTCCTGTAAAGCAGGTGGTTATCTTTTTACAAGAAACTACCAGCGAAGTAGCTTTCATTGAACAATATCGAGACGACACAACAATTCACCAATATCAGGTTGTTCGTCTCTGGGAACAAGACTCAGTAACATTTTTGGCAAATCCTGCACTGTTACCTTTAGCAACATTAACCAGAACTGACTCACCGCAAGGACTGCTTGCACAAGTTGCTGAACAAGTCGCTACAATTCCAAATAGAGAGCAGCGACAAAATATAGCTGGTTGTATAGAGATTTTGGCTGGATTGCGGTTTGAGAAGGATTTAGTTCAGCAATTTTTACGGGAGGATATTATGAAAGAATCTGTAATTTATCAAGATATCGTTCAAAAAGAAGCATTGAAATTAATTAGCCGTCAGCTTAAACGACGTTTTGGTGATATTGATGCATCATTGTTTGAGCAAGTTCGGAATTTGTCTGCTGAACAGTTAGAAGATTTGGGAGAAGAATTGCTCGATTTTTCTGTAGTTACTGATTTGGTAGCTTGGTTAGAACAGCAGAATTAG
- the proB gene encoding glutamate 5-kinase, translating to MSKTIVVKIGTSSLTQPETGQLALSTIATLAETLSDLQRQGHHVILVSSGAVGVGCARLGLTERPKAIALKQAVAAVGQGRLMRVYDDLFTTLQQPIAQVLLTRSDLVQRSRYLNIYNTFRELLGLGVIPVVNENDTVAVDELKFGDNDTLSALVASLVEADWLFLLTDVDRLYSADPRSVPDAQPISLVSSIKELAKLQIQTGSQGSQWGTGGMITKISAARIAIAAGVRTVITQGRFPRNIEKILQGEPIGTHFEPQPEPTSARKRWIAYGLVPAGKLYLDAGAIAAISESGKSLLAAGIKAVEGEFDTQEAVQLCDSTGNEIARGLVNYNSEELQKIRGCHSREIPTILGYAGAETVVHRDNLVLT from the coding sequence ATGTCTAAAACAATCGTCGTTAAAATTGGTACTTCTAGCCTGACTCAGCCAGAAACCGGACAACTGGCACTTTCTACTATTGCGACTTTAGCTGAGACACTCTCTGATTTGCAACGCCAAGGTCATCACGTGATTTTGGTGTCCTCTGGTGCAGTGGGGGTGGGTTGTGCACGGTTGGGTTTAACGGAACGTCCCAAAGCGATCGCTCTCAAACAAGCAGTCGCCGCAGTCGGACAAGGACGGTTAATGCGAGTTTACGATGATTTATTTACCACCCTGCAACAGCCAATTGCCCAAGTTTTGTTAACTCGTAGCGATTTGGTACAGCGTAGCCGCTATCTCAATATCTACAACACCTTTCGCGAACTGCTGGGACTAGGGGTAATTCCGGTAGTCAATGAAAACGATACGGTAGCGGTGGATGAGCTAAAATTTGGCGATAATGACACCCTTTCAGCATTAGTTGCTAGTTTAGTCGAAGCAGATTGGCTATTTTTGCTGACTGATGTTGATAGATTGTACTCAGCAGATCCCCGTTCTGTACCTGATGCTCAACCAATATCTTTGGTGAGTAGTATTAAAGAATTAGCCAAATTACAGATTCAGACAGGTTCTCAAGGTTCGCAATGGGGTACTGGCGGGATGATCACCAAAATTTCGGCGGCGAGAATTGCGATCGCGGCTGGTGTGCGGACAGTAATTACCCAAGGAAGATTTCCCCGCAACATCGAAAAAATATTACAAGGTGAACCGATAGGTACGCACTTTGAACCGCAGCCAGAACCCACCTCCGCCAGAAAACGTTGGATAGCTTACGGCCTTGTCCCCGCAGGAAAATTATATTTAGATGCAGGTGCGATCGCAGCCATTTCTGAATCTGGAAAATCCTTATTAGCGGCTGGTATCAAAGCAGTAGAGGGAGAATTTGATACACAAGAAGCAGTGCAATTATGTGATAGTACTGGTAACGAAATCGCCAGAGGGCTGGTGAACTACAACAGCGAAGAACTGCAAAAAATTCGCGGTTGTCATTCACGAGAAATCCCTACAATATTGGGCTACGCTGGCGCGGAAACTGTAGTTCACCGAGATAATTTAGTGTTGACTTAG
- a CDS encoding YqeG family HAD IIIA-type phosphatase: MAWNNLLQPDLILEGSILKLTPEIIQQYGLKGLVLDVDETLVPMKIGAASAELQQWVEEMRACAVLWLVSNNLSEARIGSIARSLNLPYYLGAAKPSRRKIRAALKAMNLPVHQVGMVGDRLFTDVLAGNRLGMFTILVEPIIHPEMALRSHPIRNFEVWVSEALGASISPKYTKIHKD; this comes from the coding sequence ATGGCTTGGAACAACCTCTTACAACCGGACTTGATTTTAGAAGGTTCCATTTTAAAACTGACACCAGAAATTATCCAGCAATATGGATTAAAGGGATTAGTGCTGGATGTCGATGAGACTTTAGTACCAATGAAAATAGGGGCGGCTTCAGCAGAACTACAACAATGGGTAGAGGAAATGCGTGCCTGTGCTGTGCTTTGGTTAGTCAGCAATAACTTGAGTGAAGCGCGGATTGGGAGTATTGCCCGTTCCCTGAACCTACCTTATTATCTAGGCGCTGCCAAACCTTCACGACGCAAAATTAGAGCCGCACTCAAGGCGATGAATTTACCCGTTCACCAAGTGGGGATGGTAGGCGATCGCTTGTTTACCGATGTCTTAGCAGGTAACCGCTTGGGAATGTTTACCATCTTGGTGGAACCAATTATCCATCCCGAGATGGCTCTGCGCTCTCACCCCATCAGAAACTTTGAAGTTTGGGTGTCTGAAGCCTTGGGCGCTAGCATCAGCCCAAAATACACAAAAATTCACAAAGATTGA
- a CDS encoding response regulator, producing MVLEFGIQNNLVQNFVQEASGLLQLINEGLLELSDNYSAPKIRNLVRAAQLIKTTAAQVNFTDIHTLAHRLEKIFRFLSLGNAAIDSQLTTLLLQANDCLRLLLITQIQGKFDDVASIIAKAETIFAYLESRISHKLEIVPDVLETTYLGASVPQLMPTTEIAQALKNLEKILAESDADKLPEQLIKQANLFLGFGEFHKISEFIAIAQIAIATLQTTPQASETIGKLALVGWRAAYEAILNKNAPQTDQGTSNSSAVVLQNRQNPALTHTIKTTNLFVWVAGGNVFTVKSDSVEELLVAEADQIIYSQQQRFLHWREQIIPSYQLSELLSYGSSKPLGNRQPEPILVLNLGQQILALEPEIQYLIAEPELVINPLPTDQEFSSCVYGCTIWKDHLLPVIDVAALLQQTINHSQQIYSNTKLLNPADTAIISREPTILVVDDSHSVRHIVSLTLQREGYQVLQAEDGQEAIAQLQQNPHVQMVICDIEMPNLNGFEFLSYRLKDSQLAKIPVIMLSSCSTNQHRQLAMQLGATTYFTKPYVEEDFLTALRMSVN from the coding sequence ATGGTTCTTGAGTTTGGTATACAAAATAACCTTGTCCAAAATTTTGTTCAAGAAGCATCAGGACTTCTACAGCTAATTAACGAAGGATTGCTAGAGCTTTCAGATAACTATAGCGCTCCCAAGATACGTAACCTGGTGCGAGCTGCTCAGTTGATTAAAACTACAGCAGCCCAGGTTAATTTCACTGATATACATACCCTAGCTCATCGTTTGGAGAAGATTTTTCGATTTCTCTCACTAGGAAATGCAGCAATTGACTCTCAGTTAACAACCTTGCTTTTACAGGCTAATGATTGCTTGCGTTTGCTGCTAATAACCCAAATTCAAGGGAAATTTGATGATGTAGCTAGCATTATAGCCAAAGCTGAAACAATTTTTGCTTATTTAGAATCTAGAATCAGCCATAAGCTAGAAATAGTACCTGATGTCCTAGAAACCACCTATCTAGGGGCAAGTGTACCTCAGTTGATGCCGACGACAGAAATTGCTCAAGCTTTAAAAAACCTAGAAAAAATTTTGGCGGAATCGGACGCTGATAAATTACCAGAGCAACTGATAAAACAGGCAAATTTATTTTTAGGCTTTGGTGAATTTCACAAAATATCAGAGTTTATTGCGATCGCCCAAATTGCGATCGCGACTCTACAAACAACCCCGCAAGCATCTGAAACTATAGGTAAGCTGGCTTTAGTTGGTTGGCGTGCAGCTTATGAAGCTATCTTGAACAAAAATGCTCCCCAAACAGATCAGGGAACATCTAATTCAAGTGCAGTTGTGCTCCAAAACAGGCAAAACCCAGCATTAACACACACAATAAAAACTACTAACTTATTTGTTTGGGTAGCGGGTGGTAATGTTTTTACAGTGAAATCCGACAGCGTTGAAGAACTTTTAGTTGCTGAAGCTGACCAAATTATATATTCTCAACAACAGCGGTTTTTGCACTGGCGTGAACAAATTATTCCTAGCTATCAACTGTCAGAACTACTAAGCTACGGTAGTTCTAAACCCTTAGGAAATCGTCAGCCAGAACCAATATTAGTACTAAATTTAGGTCAGCAAATTCTGGCTTTAGAACCCGAAATTCAATACCTAATTGCAGAACCAGAGTTAGTCATCAATCCTTTACCAACAGACCAAGAATTTTCCAGTTGCGTTTATGGTTGTACGATTTGGAAAGATCATTTGCTGCCAGTAATTGATGTAGCGGCGCTGTTGCAGCAGACAATTAATCACAGTCAACAGATTTACTCAAATACTAAATTATTAAATCCAGCAGACACAGCAATTATTTCCAGAGAACCAACAATTCTGGTGGTAGATGATTCCCATAGCGTGCGCCATATAGTATCTTTGACATTGCAAAGAGAGGGTTATCAAGTATTGCAAGCCGAAGATGGGCAAGAAGCGATCGCCCAGTTGCAGCAAAATCCCCATGTGCAAATGGTGATTTGTGATATTGAAATGCCAAATCTCAATGGCTTTGAGTTTCTCAGCTATCGTCTCAAAGACTCGCAATTAGCCAAAATCCCAGTCATCATGCTCAGTTCATGCAGTACTAATCAGCATCGTCAGTTAGCTATGCAATTAGGCGCGACTACCTACTTTACGAAACCTTATGTTGAGGAAGATTTTTTAACAGCACTCAGGATGAGCGTTAATTAA
- a CDS encoding MASE1 domain-containing protein: protein MTQKKSHIVPHALKQIGCIIGLAIAYYGMAEISRHLASTPQDVTPVWPPDGIASGAVLLFGNWIGYGVLLGSFFANFWAFREPTNFLSLAISTLPVFLIAIGTTLGTILGAFLLRKTTNLRYPLDHIPDVFKFLILTGMVGPSINATVGVTCLALSGKVPWAAYGTVWLTWWISNVSGILIVTPMLLSWGQFIQQHRGSMRQWLASISTSETGKPLAASHRFKFWLILVDPIILMVLVILISKVAFGEGYHLEYMLIPMLIWSAFRLGQPGATLLTFIVAAIAVIATVNGKGGFADRDLNQSLMQLQLFIGVITLTILVLTATIAERTQAETKLRLAFAELASTNETLEFRVQQRTEELNVKNTALNQTLETLKQTQLQMLQSEKMSALGQMVAGVAHEINNPVNFIHGNLIYLSDYIQNLLRALQVYQQYYPHPPQTLQAELDQLELEFLQEDMAKILQSMKSGTERISTIVLSLRNFSRLDEAELKAVDIHQGIDSTLVLLQHRLQATTHRPEIQLIKDYGDLPLIECNASSLNQVFMSLLSNAIDALEESHQERSFPDISANLNTIRIQTRQMDTNQVMIMISDNGIGIPQEISSKIFDPFFTTKPVGKGTGLGLFMSYQIVTQKHGGNLWCDSIPGQGTKFVIEIPVKGIRNS from the coding sequence ATGACTCAAAAAAAATCTCATATAGTTCCTCATGCACTCAAGCAAATCGGATGCATCATTGGTTTGGCGATCGCCTACTATGGCATGGCGGAAATTTCACGCCATCTAGCTTCTACACCGCAAGATGTGACTCCAGTTTGGCCCCCGGATGGAATTGCTAGTGGGGCTGTTCTGTTGTTTGGTAATTGGATTGGGTACGGTGTGTTGCTGGGTTCATTTTTCGCCAACTTCTGGGCGTTCCGAGAGCCCACAAATTTCTTATCTCTGGCGATTTCAACGCTGCCGGTTTTCTTGATTGCGATCGGCACAACATTGGGAACTATATTGGGTGCTTTTCTACTGCGGAAAACTACCAATCTTCGCTATCCCTTAGATCATATTCCCGACGTATTCAAATTTTTGATATTAACGGGGATGGTAGGGCCGAGTATTAATGCAACGGTTGGGGTAACTTGCTTGGCGTTGAGTGGTAAAGTTCCTTGGGCAGCGTATGGGACAGTTTGGTTAACCTGGTGGATTTCTAATGTTTCGGGAATTTTGATTGTGACCCCGATGCTACTTAGTTGGGGTCAATTCATTCAACAACACCGAGGTTCCATGCGGCAATGGTTAGCCTCCATTTCCACCTCAGAGACAGGAAAACCCCTAGCAGCTTCACACCGTTTCAAATTTTGGTTAATTTTAGTAGATCCAATTATTCTGATGGTTTTGGTGATTCTCATCAGCAAAGTGGCTTTTGGTGAAGGATATCACCTGGAGTATATGTTAATTCCGATGTTGATTTGGTCTGCCTTTCGGCTGGGGCAACCAGGTGCAACACTATTAACTTTTATTGTGGCTGCGATCGCAGTCATTGCCACGGTTAATGGCAAAGGTGGTTTTGCAGATCGAGATCTCAACCAATCTTTGATGCAACTGCAATTGTTTATTGGCGTAATTACACTCACTATCCTTGTACTGACAGCAACAATTGCAGAACGCACACAAGCAGAAACAAAGTTGCGTTTAGCTTTTGCTGAATTAGCCAGTACTAATGAAACTTTGGAATTTAGAGTGCAGCAGAGAACTGAAGAATTAAATGTTAAGAATACTGCGCTAAACCAAACCCTAGAAACGCTGAAACAAACTCAATTACAGATGCTGCAGAGTGAGAAAATGTCTGCATTGGGACAGATGGTGGCAGGGGTTGCCCATGAAATCAATAACCCCGTTAATTTCATTCATGGCAACTTAATTTATCTTTCTGACTATATCCAAAACTTGTTGAGAGCATTGCAAGTTTACCAGCAGTACTATCCTCATCCACCTCAAACCTTGCAAGCAGAATTAGATCAATTGGAATTGGAATTTTTACAGGAAGATATGGCCAAGATTCTTCAGTCTATGAAAAGTGGTACTGAGCGCATCAGTACTATTGTGTTATCGCTACGGAATTTCTCGCGCTTGGATGAAGCAGAATTGAAAGCGGTAGACATTCATCAAGGTATTGATAGTACCTTAGTGCTGTTGCAACATCGATTGCAAGCAACAACCCATCGCCCAGAAATTCAGCTGATTAAAGATTATGGTGATCTACCACTAATTGAATGCAATGCTAGCTCCCTTAATCAAGTATTTATGAGTCTTTTGAGTAATGCTATTGATGCATTAGAAGAATCTCATCAAGAGCGTTCATTCCCAGATATTTCAGCTAACCTCAATACGATCAGAATTCAGACTCGTCAAATGGATACAAATCAAGTAATGATTATGATTTCTGATAATGGCATAGGCATTCCCCAAGAAATTTCCTCTAAAATATTTGACCCTTTCTTCACCACCAAACCTGTTGGCAAAGGAACAGGCTTGGGTTTATTTATGAGCTATCAAATTGTCACCCAAAAGCATGGCGGTAATCTTTGGTGTGACTCCATACCGGGGCAAGGGACGAAGTTTGTAATTGAAATTCCGGTCAAGGGAATTCGTAATTCGTAA
- the groL gene encoding chaperonin GroEL (60 kDa chaperone family; promotes refolding of misfolded polypeptides especially under stressful conditions; forms two stacked rings of heptamers to form a barrel-shaped 14mer; ends can be capped by GroES; misfolded proteins enter the barrel where they are refolded when GroES binds): MAKRIIYNENARRALERGMDILAEAVAVTLGPKGRNVVLEKKFGAPQIVNDGVTIAKEIELEDHIENTGVALIRQAASKTNDAAGDGTTTATVLAHAIVKEGLRNVAAGANAILLKRGIDKAANFLVEKIAEHARPVEDSKAIAQVGSISAGNDEEVGQMIAQAMDKVGKEGVISLEEGKSMTTELEITEGMRFDKGYISPYFATDAERMEAVFDEPFILLTDKKIALVQDLVPVLEQVARAGRPLVIIAEDIEKEALATLVVNRLRGVLNVAAVKAPGFGDRRKAMLEDIAILTGGQLITEDAGLKLDNTKLDSLGKARRITITKDNTTIVAEGNEVAVKARIDQIRRQIEETESSYDKEKLQERLAKLAGGVAVVKVGAATETEMKDKKLRLEDAINATKAAVEEGIVPGGGTTLAHLTPQLEEWANSNLSGEELTGALIVARALPAPLKRIAENAGQNGAVIAERVKEKEFNVGYNAATNEFVDLFVAGIVDPAKVTRSALQNAASIAGMVLTTECIVVDKPEPKDAAPAAGGGMGGGDFDY; encoded by the coding sequence ATGGCAAAGCGCATTATCTACAACGAAAACGCCCGTCGCGCCCTGGAACGAGGCATGGATATCCTAGCTGAAGCAGTGGCTGTTACCCTTGGCCCTAAAGGTCGTAACGTCGTGCTAGAGAAGAAATTTGGCGCACCGCAAATCGTCAATGATGGTGTCACCATTGCCAAAGAAATTGAATTAGAAGACCATATTGAAAATACTGGCGTGGCTTTGATTCGCCAAGCAGCTTCTAAGACCAACGACGCTGCTGGTGATGGTACCACCACAGCTACCGTTTTGGCTCACGCAATTGTGAAAGAAGGCTTGCGGAACGTTGCTGCTGGTGCAAATGCAATTTTATTGAAGCGTGGTATTGATAAAGCCGCTAACTTCTTAGTAGAAAAGATTGCCGAACACGCTCGTCCTGTAGAAGATTCCAAAGCTATTGCTCAAGTTGGTTCTATCTCTGCCGGTAACGACGAAGAAGTCGGTCAGATGATTGCCCAAGCAATGGATAAGGTGGGTAAGGAAGGCGTAATTTCCCTAGAAGAAGGGAAATCTATGACCACCGAACTGGAAATCACCGAAGGGATGCGCTTTGACAAAGGCTATATTTCTCCCTACTTTGCTACCGACGCAGAACGGATGGAAGCTGTCTTCGATGAGCCTTTCATTCTGTTAACCGATAAGAAAATTGCTTTGGTACAAGACCTGGTACCCGTGCTTGAGCAAGTAGCGCGTGCTGGTCGTCCCTTAGTAATCATTGCTGAAGATATTGAAAAAGAAGCTTTGGCAACTCTGGTAGTTAACCGCCTACGTGGTGTGTTGAACGTAGCAGCTGTGAAAGCTCCTGGATTTGGCGATCGCCGCAAAGCTATGCTGGAAGATATCGCTATCCTCACCGGCGGTCAACTAATCACCGAAGATGCTGGTCTGAAGCTTGATAACACCAAGCTAGATAGCCTAGGTAAAGCTCGCCGCATCACCATTACCAAAGACAACACCACAATTGTTGCTGAAGGTAACGAAGTTGCTGTTAAGGCTCGGATTGACCAAATCCGTCGTCAAATTGAAGAAACCGAATCTTCCTACGACAAAGAAAAACTGCAAGAACGTCTAGCTAAACTAGCTGGTGGTGTCGCAGTTGTTAAAGTCGGTGCAGCTACCGAAACCGAAATGAAGGATAAGAAGCTGCGCTTAGAAGACGCTATCAACGCTACCAAAGCTGCTGTGGAAGAAGGTATCGTTCCTGGTGGCGGTACAACCCTCGCTCACTTGACTCCTCAACTGGAAGAATGGGCTAACAGCAACCTCTCTGGTGAAGAATTAACTGGTGCGTTGATTGTTGCTCGTGCTTTACCTGCACCTCTAAAGAGAATTGCAGAAAACGCCGGTCAAAACGGCGCTGTAATTGCTGAACGAGTAAAAGAAAAAGAATTCAACGTTGGCTACAACGCTGCAACTAATGAGTTTGTTGACTTGTTTGTAGCTGGTATTGTTGACCCTGCTAAGGTAACTCGTTCTGCTCTGCAAAACGCTGCTTCCATTGCTGGTATGGTGTTGACAACCGAATGTATCGTAGTTGATAAGCCTGAACCCAAAGATGCTGCTCCTGCTGCTGGTGGCGGTATGGGTGGCGGCGACTTCGATTACTAA
- a CDS encoding response regulator transcription factor, which yields MDRSATSATAMKEPSMKDHKRLLLIDDDPNLILLVKDYLEFRGYEVITAENGREALEILEHDVPDMIICDVMMPEMDGYTFVEQVRQNERTSWIPVLFLSAKGQSADRVKGLNKGADVYMVKPFEPEELVAQVESSLKQTIRWKEHQAKGGENGSRIQVPFDVQLTPTELKVVQFVARGLANREIAEELNVSQRTVESHVSNMLGKTNLHNRTELARWAIENQMA from the coding sequence ATGGACCGAAGCGCGACAAGTGCCACTGCTATGAAAGAGCCCAGCATGAAAGATCACAAACGACTTCTACTGATTGATGATGACCCTAACCTCATCTTGCTGGTGAAGGATTACTTGGAATTCCGGGGATATGAAGTCATCACCGCCGAAAATGGAAGAGAAGCTTTAGAAATTCTAGAGCATGATGTTCCAGATATGATTATCTGCGACGTGATGATGCCGGAAATGGACGGATACACTTTTGTAGAACAAGTCCGGCAAAATGAACGTACCAGCTGGATTCCCGTTCTTTTCCTTTCAGCTAAAGGACAAAGCGCAGACCGAGTTAAAGGTCTAAATAAAGGTGCTGACGTTTATATGGTCAAGCCTTTTGAACCTGAAGAACTCGTAGCGCAAGTAGAATCTTCACTGAAACAAACTATCCGTTGGAAAGAACACCAAGCAAAAGGAGGGGAAAACGGTTCTCGTATCCAGGTTCCCTTCGATGTACAGTTAACTCCAACCGAACTAAAAGTTGTACAGTTCGTAGCTAGGGGTTTAGCTAACCGCGAAATTGCGGAAGAGTTAAACGTCAGTCAGCGTACTGTTGAAAGCCATGTGTCCAATATGTTGGGCAAAACTAATCTCCACAACCGTACTGAACTAGCACGGTGGGCGATTGAAAATCAAATGGCTTAA
- a CDS encoding ferredoxin: MSNNTVIQCSRKIPKTTKYLDNKALGNCVETLGFAKIQRHILIWVSQTVANCCSKQASLESWEYLKKRLKQLKLYQTHNSRPICINENKANCLRLFGSRPIMVVYPDGVWYRRANTEVIERITQEHLIGKLRWWQNMHF; this comes from the coding sequence ATGAGTAACAATACAGTGATCCAGTGCAGCCGTAAAATCCCCAAAACCACTAAATATCTAGACAATAAAGCCCTGGGTAATTGTGTAGAAACTTTAGGATTTGCAAAGATTCAACGACATATTTTGATTTGGGTTAGCCAGACAGTTGCTAACTGCTGCTCAAAACAAGCTAGTCTGGAATCCTGGGAATACTTAAAAAAGCGACTGAAGCAACTCAAACTCTATCAGACGCATAATAGTCGTCCCATTTGCATTAATGAAAATAAAGCCAATTGCTTGCGGCTTTTCGGTTCTAGACCGATAATGGTTGTTTACCCGGATGGTGTCTGGTATCGTCGAGCAAACACGGAAGTGATTGAGCGGATCACCCAAGAACACTTGATAGGCAAATTAAGGTGGTGGCAGAATATGCATTTTTAA
- the groES gene encoding co-chaperone GroES, which translates to MAAVSLSVSTVKPLGDRVFVKVSASEEKTAGGLYLPDTAKEKPQVGEVVALGPGKRNDDGSRQEPEIKVGDKVLYSKYAGTDVKLGTEEYVLLSEKDILAVVA; encoded by the coding sequence ATGGCAGCAGTATCTTTAAGCGTTTCTACAGTAAAACCTTTAGGCGATCGCGTTTTCGTGAAAGTGAGCGCCTCTGAGGAAAAGACCGCAGGTGGTCTATATTTACCCGACACAGCCAAGGAAAAGCCCCAGGTAGGGGAAGTAGTCGCCCTTGGCCCTGGCAAGCGGAATGATGACGGTTCTCGTCAAGAACCAGAAATTAAAGTCGGCGACAAAGTGCTGTACTCCAAGTACGCTGGCACAGATGTCAAGCTCGGCACAGAAGAATATGTCCTGCTTTCTGAAAAAGATATTCTAGCAGTCGTTGCGTAA